A stretch of the Desulfobacter sp. genome encodes the following:
- a CDS encoding sigma-54-dependent Fis family transcriptional regulator codes for MEALRILVVDDEPVIRKSLAGWLRRDGYRVETLDSGEQAIETLKTRSFDIILLDIQMDGISGMEVLDHVKEEYPDIDVIMITAFGSVPSAVQAMKSHAYDYLLKPFDPDELGVLIKKLADHRARKRENTYLREVFEEQTRFESMIGQSTPMQKVFSLIRDIENSEATVLLSGETGSGKGLAAKAIHSNSRMRQGPFVSVNCGAVPPHIMESELFGHRKGAFTDAKETRKGRLEMARGGTLFLDEIGEISMRMQIDLLQVLEDKIFYKVGGTQPINADFRVIAATNADLGQAIQDRTFRQDLYYRLNVISLVMPPLRQRREDIPLLANHFLEKFTQEVNRGVVRISRDAMDELMLHDWPGNVRELSNAIERAVVVCKTGTITPHDLPIGPSLEEVLEQRYFSLSDVEKDHISKTLEQTQWNISKGAALLGIDRSTLYNKIKRYALVPPKSPDRD; via the coding sequence ATGGAAGCACTGCGGATTCTGGTGGTGGATGACGAACCGGTCATCAGAAAATCCCTTGCCGGGTGGCTTCGCCGGGACGGATACCGGGTGGAGACCCTGGACAGCGGGGAACAGGCCATTGAAACCCTTAAAACCCGCAGCTTTGACATTATCCTTTTGGATATCCAGATGGACGGGATCTCAGGCATGGAGGTTTTGGACCATGTGAAAGAAGAATACCCGGACATTGATGTGATCATGATCACGGCTTTTGGCTCTGTTCCCTCTGCTGTCCAGGCCATGAAATCCCATGCCTATGATTATCTGCTCAAGCCCTTTGACCCGGATGAGCTGGGGGTGCTGATCAAAAAACTGGCGGATCACAGGGCCAGGAAAAGGGAAAATACCTATTTAAGGGAGGTGTTTGAGGAGCAGACCCGGTTTGAAAGCATGATCGGCCAGTCCACACCCATGCAAAAGGTGTTTTCCCTGATCAGGGACATTGAAAATTCCGAGGCCACCGTGCTTTTATCAGGGGAGACCGGGTCGGGCAAGGGGCTGGCTGCCAAAGCCATCCATTCCAACTCCAGGATGAGACAGGGCCCCTTTGTCTCGGTCAATTGCGGGGCCGTTCCCCCCCATATCATGGAAAGCGAATTGTTCGGACATAGAAAGGGGGCATTCACCGATGCAAAGGAGACCCGGAAAGGGCGGCTGGAAATGGCCAGGGGCGGCACCCTGTTTTTGGATGAAATCGGTGAAATCTCCATGAGGATGCAGATCGACCTGCTCCAGGTGCTGGAGGACAAGATTTTCTACAAGGTCGGGGGAACCCAGCCCATTAACGCCGATTTCAGGGTGATTGCCGCCACCAATGCAGATCTGGGCCAGGCCATCCAGGACCGGACCTTCAGGCAGGACCTCTACTATCGGCTTAACGTGATCTCCCTTGTCATGCCGCCCCTGCGACAGAGAAGAGAAGATATTCCCTTGCTGGCCAATCATTTTCTGGAAAAGTTTACCCAGGAGGTGAACCGCGGGGTGGTGCGGATCTCCAGGGATGCCATGGACGAGCTCATGCTCCATGACTGGCCCGGCAATGTCAGGGAGTTGTCCAACGCCATTGAGCGGGCCGTGGTGGTCTGTAAAACCGGGACCATCACCCCCCATGATCTGCCCATCGGCCCCTCCCTGGAAGAGGTGCTGGAACAGCGGTATTTTTCCCTGAGCGATGTGGAAAAAGATCATATATCCAAGACCCTGGAACAGACCCAATGGAATATCTCCAAAGGGGCCGCGCTCTTGGGGATTGACCGGTCCACCCTGTATAATAAAATCAAGCGCTATGCATTGGTTCCCCCAAAAAGTCCTGACCGGGACTGA
- a CDS encoding archaemetzincin family Zn-dependent metalloprotease yields MPDPSHTLILSPIGDIPLWVIQVLSDRLSRVFGFDTRVARLLENLDFAYDSQRNQYYSTQVLEVLCSLCPKEGIKILGVTREDLFIPILTHVYGEAQLGGKAAVISVSRLISGQDLGGADAGEDRVFKEAVHELGHCFDLRHCEDEQCIMHYCRKIQEVDKKSSQFCRYCRVLLQDYMGQMILDQT; encoded by the coding sequence ATGCCTGATCCGTCCCATACCCTGATCCTTTCTCCAATCGGAGATATTCCCCTCTGGGTGATTCAGGTCCTGTCAGACAGGCTTTCCAGGGTATTCGGGTTTGATACCAGGGTGGCAAGGCTTCTTGAAAACCTGGATTTTGCCTATGATTCCCAGCGGAATCAATATTATTCCACCCAGGTGTTGGAGGTCCTTTGTTCCCTCTGCCCAAAAGAGGGGATCAAAATTCTGGGGGTGACCCGGGAAGACCTGTTTATCCCCATCCTCACCCATGTCTACGGAGAGGCCCAGCTGGGCGGAAAAGCCGCAGTCATCTCTGTTTCAAGGCTCATCTCAGGCCAGGACCTGGGCGGGGCAGATGCAGGAGAAGACCGTGTGTTCAAGGAGGCGGTCCATGAACTGGGCCATTGCTTTGACCTCCGCCATTGCGAGGATGAGCAATGCATCATGCACTATTGCCGGAAAATTCAAGAGGTGGATAAAAAGTCTTCCCAATTCTGCCGGTATTGCAGAGTCTTGCTTCAGGATTATATGGGGCAGATGATTTTGGATCAGACCTGA
- a CDS encoding ISL3 family transposase: protein MSTSFIYHAFGLRDYFYKTTRFIGGIITFELIPKPEAVKCPECNSRSVTRKGIVTRDLRTIPVGSKPVILRTAIQRIWCSFCQFVRQIKLSFAQEGKSYTRAFERYVLELSQFMTIKDIAIHLRISWDTIKQIQKEDLLRRYRNIPLEKVRQIAIDEISIGKGHKYLTIVMDLESGRILHVGEGKGGEALKSFWTKVKISKAKIKAVSIDMSPAYLSAVIENLSGSAIVFDRFHVVKLFNEKLSDFRRKLYNLLANTGQQKLLKGVRWLLLKNPENLSDDKKEAQRLEEALKINQPLLVVYYMKEELRQIWNQKKKETAEKIVSNWINLANISKIPMLMKFAKTLAVHRQRILSYYDYRISTGPLEGTNNKIKTMKRKAYGYRDSEFFRLKLLDLHNKRYALIG, encoded by the coding sequence ATGTCCACAAGCTTCATATACCATGCCTTTGGCCTTCGTGACTACTTTTATAAAACAACGCGTTTCATCGGTGGAATAATCACTTTTGAACTCATACCAAAACCGGAGGCGGTAAAATGCCCGGAATGTAATTCCAGGTCCGTCACCAGGAAAGGGATTGTGACAAGAGATCTCAGAACAATACCGGTAGGTTCAAAACCCGTGATTCTCAGGACGGCTATCCAGAGAATTTGGTGTTCGTTCTGTCAATTTGTCCGGCAAATCAAACTATCCTTTGCCCAGGAGGGGAAAAGCTATACCCGGGCTTTTGAACGGTATGTCTTGGAGTTGTCTCAGTTCATGACAATCAAAGATATTGCCATCCATTTAAGGATCAGCTGGGATACGATAAAGCAGATCCAGAAAGAAGACCTGCTGAGGCGTTATCGAAATATCCCCCTTGAGAAAGTCCGGCAGATTGCCATAGATGAAATTTCCATAGGGAAAGGGCATAAATACTTGACCATCGTGATGGATCTGGAATCCGGTAGAATTCTGCACGTGGGAGAAGGAAAAGGTGGTGAAGCTTTGAAATCTTTTTGGACAAAAGTGAAAATATCGAAAGCAAAAATCAAAGCCGTCAGCATCGATATGTCCCCGGCATACTTGAGTGCTGTTATTGAAAATCTTTCTGGTTCAGCAATTGTCTTTGACAGATTTCATGTTGTTAAATTGTTCAATGAGAAACTGTCGGATTTCAGGCGAAAGCTCTACAACCTTCTTGCCAATACCGGGCAACAAAAACTTCTGAAGGGAGTCCGGTGGCTTTTGTTAAAAAATCCCGAAAACCTCAGTGATGACAAGAAGGAGGCCCAACGGTTAGAAGAAGCATTGAAAATAAATCAGCCGCTATTGGTAGTCTACTACATGAAAGAGGAACTCAGGCAAATATGGAATCAAAAGAAAAAAGAAACAGCTGAAAAGATAGTCAGCAATTGGATCAATCTGGCCAATATTTCCAAAATTCCAATGTTGATGAAATTTGCCAAGACCTTGGCTGTGCACAGGCAAAGAATCCTTTCATACTATGATTACAGGATATCTACAGGTCCTTTAGAAGGGACAAATAACAAGATAAAAACCATGAAACGGAAAGCTTATGGATACAGGGATTCGGAGTTTTTCAGGTTGAAACTTTTGGACCTTCACAATAAAAGGTACGCATTAATCGGATGA
- a CDS encoding response regulator, whose amino-acid sequence MLKMLSKGNKLTPKNIPVIEEQSGALMQAVPDLVFLLGLDGRYIDIFSAAEEDLFLPREDLIGKTVMEVLPPPIGQDCMSAISKLRSTNDVNSFSYELLIDKKSRWFEGRVALCGKDTVIVLVRDFTDQRIAENELRNANKALHLRARQFERMEQALTQVEQRERQRMASMLHDNLQQHLAGAKFTFSLVEENITDDENKKFARKGIEILSEAIDQARMLTMDLCPPILYEGTLKQSLNWIKNHVARLHGLAVHFSIGTEDLTEFTDSERLTIFNAIQELLLNVVKHSGVKSAQIIISKKPHARIEIKVCDRGKGFEPADTDETEYETGGFGLFMLKGRLSWMGGDVNIDSRPGDGCTITLNLPFDEKKGKPSIRKNSSPIKNANVHRKIQNRSTRVSETEKLRILVADDHAVLREGLVRILQQDPSFHVVGQAPDGETAIEMATQLKPDVVLMDVMMPGIGGVQATRMICQHNPDIKVIALSMYEEREQGSEMTAAGAIAYVTKNNASDKIVRVIRSCCGLDLTSAKAVD is encoded by the coding sequence ATGTTGAAAATGTTATCTAAAGGAAACAAGCTGACTCCAAAAAATATTCCCGTGATAGAAGAACAGAGTGGTGCACTGATGCAGGCAGTGCCTGATCTTGTTTTCCTTCTGGGACTTGACGGACGTTATATCGATATTTTTTCTGCTGCGGAAGAAGACCTTTTTCTGCCCCGTGAGGATCTGATTGGAAAAACGGTAATGGAGGTTCTCCCCCCACCCATTGGTCAAGACTGTATGAGTGCAATATCAAAACTGAGATCTACAAATGATGTTAATTCTTTTAGCTACGAACTTTTAATCGATAAAAAATCCCGCTGGTTTGAAGGAAGGGTCGCTCTTTGCGGAAAAGATACCGTAATTGTTCTTGTCAGAGACTTCACAGACCAGCGTATTGCAGAAAATGAACTCCGCAATGCCAATAAGGCATTGCACCTGCGTGCCCGGCAGTTTGAGAGAATGGAACAGGCACTGACCCAGGTAGAACAGCGTGAAAGGCAGCGTATGGCCAGCATGCTGCATGACAATCTTCAGCAGCATCTTGCAGGCGCAAAGTTTACGTTTTCTTTGGTTGAAGAGAATATTACGGATGATGAAAACAAAAAATTTGCCAGAAAGGGCATTGAAATTTTAAGTGAAGCCATTGATCAAGCCCGAATGCTGACAATGGATTTGTGTCCCCCAATTTTGTACGAAGGCACGTTGAAACAATCTTTAAACTGGATTAAAAATCATGTGGCCCGCCTTCATGGCCTGGCCGTCCATTTTTCAATCGGAACAGAGGATTTGACCGAATTCACCGATTCCGAAAGGTTAACCATTTTTAACGCAATACAGGAATTGCTTCTCAATGTTGTCAAGCATTCAGGCGTTAAAAGTGCACAGATCATTATTTCAAAAAAACCGCATGCCCGAATTGAAATAAAGGTATGCGACAGGGGTAAAGGTTTCGAACCGGCGGATACTGATGAAACAGAGTATGAGACAGGCGGGTTTGGCCTGTTTATGCTAAAGGGACGGTTAAGCTGGATGGGAGGAGATGTTAATATTGATAGCCGCCCGGGTGATGGATGTACGATCACGTTAAATTTACCCTTTGATGAAAAGAAAGGCAAACCTTCGATCCGTAAAAATTCATCGCCCATAAAAAATGCCAATGTCCATCGAAAAATCCAGAACAGATCCACCCGGGTGAGCGAAACTGAAAAACTCCGTATTCTTGTGGCAGATGATCATGCGGTCCTGCGTGAAGGCCTTGTTCGAATATTACAACAGGATCCTTCTTTTCATGTTGTGGGCCAAGCACCGGACGGAGAGACCGCTATAGAAATGGCAACCCAATTAAAGCCGGACGTGGTATTGATGGATGTTATGATGCCGGGAATAGGCGGGGTCCAGGCCACACGGATGATCTGCCAGCACAACCCCGACATAAAAGTCATTGCACTTTCAATGTATGAAGAAAGGGAACAGGGTTCTGAAATGACGGCTGCCGGTGCCATCGCCTATGTCACTAAAAATAATGCCAGCGATAAAATCGTCAGGGTGATCCGCTCTTGCTGCGGTCTGGATTTAACCTCAGCCAAGGCCGTTGATTAA
- a CDS encoding DUF819 family protein, which yields MLLVFGSLFFPAGLVFLCQRVPVFDRIGVVLLSFAAGIAIAAGLDLSQLFSLDRLAIQGIQTQISEVSVALAIPLLLFSIDIKAAFNMAGNTLKGMGFALVSVIIASLGGALLFKDQVDQIWQVAGMAVGGYTGGGPNMAAIKTAIHGDESIFITMVTYDILFSAVYLLFVMTMGKRIFGRFLQPYESSAQTTNHGYQGMKHMADETAHAYKKLVEKNKRSHTLYAMICSGLVVGLSLLIAGLFPESMKSSATIITITTLGIISSFIPWIRALENSFSLGMYLVLIFCFTMGTMTDTNILMNIDYSLAGYIIFLLMGSLFLQLVLCKIFRVDTNTYLITSSAAIMSVPFIPVIAEALKNRALLVPGFAAAILGYAAGNYLGILVANSSRWMLNF from the coding sequence ATGTTGCTGGTCTTTGGATCTTTGTTCTTCCCTGCCGGGCTGGTCTTTTTATGCCAGCGGGTGCCGGTGTTCGACAGGATCGGGGTGGTTCTACTCTCTTTTGCTGCCGGAATTGCCATTGCTGCCGGATTGGATTTATCCCAGCTTTTTTCCCTTGACAGGCTCGCCATTCAAGGCATTCAAACCCAGATATCAGAGGTAAGCGTTGCCCTGGCCATCCCCTTATTATTATTTTCCATTGATATTAAGGCGGCCTTTAATATGGCAGGCAACACCTTAAAGGGCATGGGGTTTGCCTTGGTATCAGTGATCATTGCAAGCCTTGGCGGTGCCCTGTTATTCAAAGACCAGGTGGATCAGATCTGGCAGGTTGCTGGCATGGCTGTTGGTGGCTATACCGGCGGGGGGCCGAACATGGCTGCAATTAAAACCGCCATTCACGGGGACGAATCCATTTTTATCACCATGGTGACCTATGATATTTTATTTTCAGCGGTTTACCTCTTGTTTGTGATGACCATGGGGAAACGTATTTTCGGGCGGTTTTTGCAGCCCTATGAATCCTCGGCACAGACGACCAACCACGGATATCAGGGGATGAAGCATATGGCGGATGAAACCGCCCATGCCTATAAAAAATTAGTTGAAAAAAACAAACGGTCTCACACCCTCTATGCCATGATCTGTTCCGGCCTTGTTGTGGGTCTCTCATTATTGATTGCCGGCCTGTTTCCTGAATCCATGAAATCCTCGGCCACGATTATCACCATCACCACTCTGGGGATCATCTCTTCGTTTATTCCATGGATTCGCGCACTGGAAAACAGCTTTTCTTTGGGCATGTATTTGGTTTTGATTTTTTGTTTTACCATGGGCACAATGACAGATACGAATATCCTCATGAATATTGACTATTCCCTGGCCGGGTATATCATCTTTCTGCTCATGGGCTCCTTGTTTCTCCAATTGGTTTTGTGCAAAATATTTCGAGTAGATACAAATACCTATTTAATTACCTCTTCCGCCGCAATTATGTCGGTACCGTTTATCCCGGTAATTGCCGAAGCCTTAAAAAACAGAGCGCTTTTGGTCCCCGGTTTTGCTGCCGCGATTTTAGGGTATGCTGCGGGTAATTATCTGGGCATTTTAGTGGCCAATTCTTCTCGCTGGATGTTAAATTTTTAG
- a CDS encoding glycine cleavage system protein H, whose product MKSLTPLNTRDCLWMQAGVVASKPCFKDFLCEDCQFNRAMVRVCRKNQAARTKDQPIARKSDKFIFWQEKLNTRPLSQRPCIHYMKNRIDFKTCPRSYRCIDCEFDQFFQDQFKVCARVNQVEFNHVKGFALPAGYYLSPGHTWIKLEEKNRVSLGVDDFAARLLGGFDALSAPLMGQRLTRGRPAFTLGRGRNSVSFTAPISGMITETNPRVQKNPNQIAQAPYTEGWIITLFCPGLKQDLKQLMFMDTARKFMENEAQSLYQFIEERTGLKAADGGTLVNDIYGNLEHITWQELIDTFF is encoded by the coding sequence ATGAAATCTCTCACCCCTTTAAACACCCGTGACTGCCTCTGGATGCAGGCAGGGGTGGTGGCCAGCAAACCCTGTTTTAAAGACTTTCTCTGTGAAGACTGTCAGTTTAACCGGGCCATGGTCCGTGTCTGCCGGAAAAATCAGGCGGCCCGGACAAAAGATCAGCCCATTGCCCGGAAATCGGATAAATTTATCTTCTGGCAGGAAAAGCTCAACACACGGCCATTGTCCCAACGCCCCTGCATCCACTATATGAAAAACCGGATCGACTTTAAAACCTGCCCCAGATCTTATCGCTGCATTGACTGCGAATTTGACCAGTTTTTCCAGGATCAGTTCAAGGTCTGCGCCCGGGTGAACCAGGTGGAATTCAACCATGTCAAAGGCTTTGCCCTGCCTGCCGGATATTATCTTTCCCCGGGCCATACCTGGATAAAACTGGAGGAAAAAAATAGGGTCAGCCTGGGGGTTGACGATTTTGCAGCCAGGCTTTTGGGCGGGTTTGACGCTTTGTCCGCACCCCTTATGGGCCAAAGGCTGACCCGGGGCAGGCCCGCCTTTACCCTTGGCCGGGGCCGGAATTCAGTCTCCTTTACCGCCCCCATATCCGGAATGATCACAGAGACCAACCCCCGGGTCCAAAAAAATCCAAACCAAATTGCCCAGGCGCCCTATACCGAAGGCTGGATTATCACCCTGTTCTGCCCCGGCCTGAAACAGGACCTCAAACAGCTGATGTTCATGGACACCGCCCGAAAATTCATGGAAAATGAGGCCCAAAGCCTATACCAGTTCATTGAAGAACGGACCGGGCTCAAAGCCGCAGACGGCGGAACCCTGGTCAATGACATCTATGGAAACCTTGAACATATCACCTGGCAGGAATTGATAGATACATTTTTCTGA
- a CDS encoding glycine cleavage system protein H, with the protein MNPLTQKTKSIETPCLWMQAGVVKKKTCTHYYECAGCRFDSAMAKAVNIGKHISWQEAMRRLDSRERTCRHTLTGRAGHKVCPMNYNCQRCDFDQTFEDTLVPGRAQAVTQVQDIKGFKLPMDHFFHTGHTWARIEAGSILRVGMDDFSLRVLGSPDALTLPLMGEELRSGCPGWGMKRQDNTADVLSPINGVITKVNPDPMKDPVRMADDPYSAHWLFTVHNSDLKGAVSPLMDETESPAWLGREVSGLEKMVEAVSGPLSADGGIFVQDVYGSLPGLGWNRLVNRFLGT; encoded by the coding sequence ATGAACCCTTTGACCCAAAAAACCAAATCCATCGAAACCCCCTGCTTGTGGATGCAAGCCGGGGTGGTTAAAAAAAAGACCTGCACTCATTATTACGAGTGCGCCGGCTGCAGGTTTGATTCCGCCATGGCCAAGGCTGTTAACATAGGAAAGCATATCTCCTGGCAGGAGGCCATGAGACGCCTTGACAGCAGGGAAAGGACCTGCCGTCATACCCTGACCGGCCGGGCCGGCCACAAGGTATGCCCCATGAATTATAATTGCCAGCGCTGCGATTTTGACCAGACCTTTGAAGATACCCTGGTCCCGGGCAGGGCCCAGGCCGTCACCCAGGTGCAGGATATCAAGGGGTTTAAGCTGCCCATGGACCACTTTTTCCATACGGGCCATACCTGGGCCCGGATTGAGGCGGGCAGCATCCTCCGGGTGGGCATGGATGATTTTTCCCTCAGGGTATTGGGCAGCCCGGATGCTCTCACCCTTCCTCTCATGGGCGAGGAACTGCGCAGCGGATGTCCCGGATGGGGCATGAAACGCCAGGACAACACGGCAGATGTTCTATCCCCTATTAACGGCGTGATCACCAAGGTCAATCCCGATCCAATGAAAGATCCCGTCCGGATGGCGGATGATCCCTATTCTGCTCATTGGCTGTTCACAGTACACAATTCAGATCTCAAAGGGGCTGTCAGCCCCCTGATGGACGAAACAGAAAGCCCGGCATGGCTGGGCCGTGAGGTGAGTGGCCTGGAAAAAATGGTCGAAGCAGTTTCCGGCCCCTTGAGCGCAGACGGGGGAATCTTTGTGCAGGATGTTTACGGCAGCCTGCCCGGCCTGGGATGGAACCGCCTGGTCAACCGTTTTTTAGGCACCTGA
- a CDS encoding PAS domain-containing protein translates to MNISINEMDTILNGIRDFILIISPDRKILVVNDAFLTHMNYAREDVIGRKCYDVFQEVTRKSSNCHEKCPLEKVIKEQRHCQVELTRLGADNKPRFTELTIFPVWEKKGKISKFIEISRDITKRRQDEARAQARLVKMVDQRTRQLKESHERLLHQDKMASLGKLASSVVHEINNPVAGILNLVMLSKRVLEEEDHFEHELDEFKQYLTYMETETRRISRIVSNLLVFSRQSKIEIFKFDLNELIDQILVLNSNLLKINRIRVVEDLAHNLPLISGSEDQIKQVCMNLISNAAESMARSPERCLTIKTFAKPREKAVGLVVGDTGSGIPEETIPKIFEPFFTTKKKGKGVGLGLSVVYGIINEHGGSLYVDSTPGRGTRFSITLNQNLDPDKKGASSLVRAASNG, encoded by the coding sequence ATGAACATCTCTATCAATGAAATGGATACCATCCTCAACGGGATCCGGGATTTTATCCTGATCATTTCCCCGGACCGAAAGATCCTTGTGGTCAATGATGCCTTTTTAACGCATATGAATTATGCCAGAGAGGATGTGATCGGCAGGAAATGTTATGACGTGTTCCAGGAGGTGACAAGGAAAAGCAGCAACTGCCATGAAAAATGCCCCCTGGAAAAGGTGATCAAAGAGCAGCGCCATTGCCAGGTGGAACTGACCCGGCTGGGCGCGGACAACAAGCCCAGGTTCACCGAGCTGACCATTTTTCCGGTGTGGGAGAAAAAGGGGAAAATTTCAAAATTCATTGAGATCAGCCGGGATATTACCAAGCGCAGACAGGATGAAGCCCGGGCCCAGGCAAGGCTGGTCAAAATGGTCGACCAAAGGACCCGCCAGCTCAAAGAAAGCCATGAGCGTCTTCTTCACCAGGACAAGATGGCCTCCCTGGGAAAACTTGCCTCTTCTGTGGTCCACGAGATAAACAACCCCGTGGCAGGGATTTTAAACCTGGTCATGCTCAGCAAGCGGGTGCTTGAAGAAGAGGATCATTTTGAACATGAGCTGGACGAGTTCAAGCAGTACCTGACCTATATGGAGACCGAAACCCGGAGAATCTCCAGGATCGTGAGCAACCTTCTGGTCTTTTCCCGTCAGTCCAAAATTGAAATTTTCAAGTTTGATTTAAACGAACTCATTGACCAGATCCTTGTTCTTAATTCCAACCTTTTGAAAATTAACCGGATCAGGGTGGTTGAGGACCTTGCCCATAACCTGCCTTTGATTTCAGGTTCCGAAGACCAGATCAAGCAGGTCTGCATGAACCTTATTTCCAATGCCGCCGAGAGCATGGCCCGCAGCCCTGAACGCTGTTTGACCATTAAGACCTTTGCCAAGCCCCGGGAAAAAGCCGTGGGTCTGGTGGTGGGGGATACGGGAAGCGGCATCCCCGAAGAGACCATCCCCAAGATTTTTGAGCCCTTTTTTACCACCAAGAAAAAAGGCAAGGGCGTGGGCCTTGGGCTGTCCGTGGTTTACGGTATCATCAATGAACACGGCGGCAGTTTGTACGTGGATTCCACCCCGGGCAGGGGCACCCGGTTTTCCATCACCCTGAATCAGAATCTGGATCCGGATAAAAAGGGAGCCTCCTCCCTGGTCCGGGCCGCGTCAAACGGCTGA
- a CDS encoding CesT family type III secretion system chaperone, with amino-acid sequence MRPIEIPGDRESLLVLFGRALSLNLFLIETRGTTIAFAEEIGQIMLCFMQEKQVCNAQKFASLIEGFHQTAIDIRRKLEAFSQEETIGVSAPPPLVDFV; translated from the coding sequence ATGCGCCCCATTGAGATTCCGGGTGACAGGGAATCTTTGCTTGTTCTATTTGGACGAGCATTGTCACTCAACCTCTTTTTGATTGAGACAAGGGGAACGACAATTGCCTTTGCCGAGGAAATCGGTCAGATTATGCTCTGTTTTATGCAAGAAAAGCAAGTCTGTAATGCCCAGAAATTTGCCAGTCTTATTGAAGGATTTCACCAGACAGCGATTGATATACGGCGTAAACTGGAGGCATTTTCCCAAGAGGAGACAATAGGCGTATCTGCGCCCCCCCCACTCGTCGATTTTGTATAA
- a CDS encoding IS4 family transposase: MTHISVPKKQLRSLNFDNFRCPLIKSLSKAPELQSRGDRPLKMTFEDQINALVYFHLQEHKSARHLIQDLKENVFAKENIAPDGGISRSSFCEAINHRGLEQLQFIFEDLYKQALECHPGEHAELGELVSIDGSLINAVLSMHWANYRKGSKKAKVHCGFDINHGIPNKIFLTEGNGAERTFVPKILSKGQTGVMDRGYQSHKEFDLLQEQGKHFVCRIKTRTTRTIIDNHETPSDSYIFYDALVKLGTPNQNQTKRPVRVVGYKIAGVKYYVATDRHDLTAEQIATIYKLRWTIEDFFKWWKEHLKVYHLIARSEYGLMVQILGGLITYLLLAIHCQKQFNEKVTIKRVRQLRTAILNDLFGCEEQGSHSSNRDNIVKDQKIIEQAKT; encoded by the coding sequence ATGACGCACATCTCAGTCCCTAAAAAACAACTACGGTCCCTGAACTTTGACAATTTCAGGTGCCCTCTGATAAAGTCACTTTCAAAAGCACCGGAATTACAATCTCGAGGAGACCGCCCTTTAAAAATGACATTCGAAGACCAGATAAATGCTTTGGTTTATTTCCATCTTCAGGAGCACAAGTCTGCCCGACATTTAATTCAGGATCTCAAGGAGAATGTTTTTGCTAAAGAAAATATTGCGCCAGACGGTGGTATCAGCCGTAGTAGTTTCTGTGAAGCCATCAATCACAGGGGACTCGAACAACTGCAATTTATCTTTGAGGATCTTTATAAACAGGCTCTTGAGTGTCATCCGGGTGAACACGCCGAGTTAGGAGAGTTGGTTTCCATTGACGGTAGTCTCATAAATGCAGTCCTTTCAATGCACTGGGCGAACTACAGAAAAGGAAGTAAAAAAGCCAAAGTACATTGCGGATTTGACATTAATCACGGAATCCCAAACAAAATCTTTTTGACTGAAGGCAACGGCGCTGAACGCACTTTTGTTCCCAAAATACTTTCCAAGGGGCAAACAGGTGTTATGGATCGTGGATATCAATCCCATAAAGAATTTGACCTGCTTCAGGAGCAAGGCAAACATTTTGTCTGCCGTATAAAAACCAGGACAACAAGAACAATTATTGATAACCACGAGACCCCTTCCGACAGCTACATTTTTTATGATGCACTGGTTAAACTTGGTACTCCGAATCAAAACCAGACGAAAAGGCCTGTTCGGGTTGTTGGCTATAAAATTGCTGGCGTCAAATACTATGTGGCAACTGACAGGCATGATTTAACAGCGGAACAAATAGCAACAATTTATAAACTCCGGTGGACCATTGAGGATTTTTTCAAATGGTGGAAAGAACATCTGAAGGTATATCATCTCATTGCCCGCAGTGAATACGGCCTTATGGTTCAGATTCTTGGCGGCCTTATCACTTACCTGTTACTGGCAATCCATTGCCAAAAACAGTTTAATGAAAAGGTCACGATCAAAAGAGTTCGGCAGCTGCGAACCGCCATTCTAAATGACCTGTTTGGCTGCGAGGAGCAGGGCTCTCATAGTTCAAACAGGGACAATATTGTCAAAGATCAAAAAATTATTGAGCAAGCAAAAACCTAA